One stretch of Pedobacter riviphilus DNA includes these proteins:
- a CDS encoding peptide chain release factor 3, producing MLNPEIEKRKTFAIISHPDAGKTTLTEKFLLFGGAINTAGAVKRNKANQSNTSDFMEIEKQRGISVATSVMGFEYSGKRINILDTPGHKDFAEDTYRTLSAVDSVILVVDCVKGVEEQTEKLMSVCRMRNTPVIIFINKMDREGKEAYDLLDEIEEKLNISLCPLSWPIGQGHTFKGVYSIYNKHLNLFNSDKTKVTDSVVAASDLNDPSLLNYLKENEINTLKDDVELVDGIYGKIDKDLYTDGLVAPVFFGSAINNFGIKELLDTFIDIAPSPKHREAEERDVLVEEKNFSGFVFKIHANLDPKHRDRIAFLRICSGKFERNKFYYHTRQDKKLKFSNPMDFMANEKSIVEEAWPGDVVGLYDSGNFKIGDTLTEGEKLQFKGIPSFSPSIFKEVENMDPMRTKQLEKGIEQLTDEGVAQLFVMQPGNRKVIGAVGELQFEVINFRLEHEYGAKCRFRTLSYTRSSWVTSTDRKKLDEFVKRKQQHIGFDKEANPVYLADSEYMINLTKQDYPDIEFHKTSEFKS from the coding sequence TGCGGGCAAAACCACACTGACAGAAAAATTTCTGCTTTTTGGTGGTGCTATTAATACTGCTGGTGCGGTAAAAAGGAACAAAGCGAACCAAAGTAATACCTCCGATTTTATGGAAATCGAAAAGCAGCGGGGTATCTCAGTTGCAACTTCGGTAATGGGTTTCGAATACAGTGGCAAACGCATCAATATTCTGGATACGCCTGGTCACAAGGATTTTGCTGAAGATACTTACAGAACTTTATCGGCGGTGGATAGTGTTATTTTGGTGGTAGACTGTGTAAAGGGTGTAGAGGAACAGACTGAGAAACTAATGTCGGTTTGCCGTATGCGTAATACACCAGTAATTATCTTCATTAACAAAATGGACCGTGAAGGTAAAGAGGCTTACGATTTATTGGATGAAATTGAAGAGAAACTAAACATCAGCCTTTGTCCACTTTCGTGGCCTATCGGCCAGGGGCATACCTTTAAAGGCGTGTATAGCATTTACAACAAACATTTAAATTTATTTAATTCTGATAAAACCAAAGTAACCGATTCGGTTGTCGCAGCGAGTGATTTAAATGATCCTTCTTTATTAAATTACCTTAAAGAAAACGAAATCAATACGTTGAAAGATGATGTTGAATTGGTTGACGGTATTTATGGTAAAATTGATAAGGATTTATATACCGATGGTTTGGTTGCACCTGTATTTTTTGGCAGTGCGATTAATAATTTCGGGATCAAGGAGCTTTTGGATACCTTTATCGATATCGCACCAAGTCCGAAACACCGGGAAGCTGAAGAGCGTGATGTACTGGTTGAAGAGAAAAATTTCAGTGGTTTTGTATTTAAGATCCACGCTAACTTAGATCCTAAACACCGTGATAGGATTGCCTTTTTAAGGATCTGTTCTGGCAAGTTTGAACGCAATAAATTCTATTACCATACCCGCCAGGATAAGAAACTGAAATTCTCTAACCCGATGGATTTTATGGCGAACGAAAAAAGTATTGTTGAGGAGGCCTGGCCAGGCGATGTGGTAGGTTTATATGATAGTGGCAACTTTAAAATCGGCGATACTTTAACCGAAGGTGAAAAACTGCAGTTCAAAGGAATTCCTAGTTTCTCTCCCTCTATTTTTAAAGAGGTTGAAAATATGGACCCAATGCGTACCAAACAATTGGAAAAAGGTATTGAACAGTTAACCGATGAAGGTGTTGCACAGTTATTCGTAATGCAACCTGGAAACAGGAAAGTAATCGGTGCGGTTGGTGAGCTCCAGTTCGAGGTAATCAATTTCAGGTTAGAGCACGAATATGGTGCAAAATGCCGTTTTCGTACCTTAAGTTATACCCGTTCGAGCTGGGTAACTTCTACGGACAGAAAGAAATTGGATGAATTTGTGAAACGTAAGCAACAGCACATCGGTTTCGATAAAGAAGCCAATCCAGTTTATTTGGCTGATAGTGAATATATGATTAATTTAACCAAACAGGATTATCCAGATATCGAATTCCATAAAACCAGCGAATTTAAAAGTTAA
- a CDS encoding glycoside hydrolase family 32 protein — MFKTKYILAFLMCCSISAFAQQPTPQWRPNYHFTAPSNWLNDPNGLIYLNGEYHLYYQYNPFENKWGHMSWGHATSKDLINWKHLPVAIPEKITNDTTTMIFSGSAVLDKYNVSGLGKGQAPVVAFYTADLPKQRNESQYMAYSNDGGLTFTNYAKNPIIDLNKKDFRDPNVWWHEASQQWIMTVAMVDEHQVRFYGSKNLKDWTMLSDFGKQGNQGSGWECPFMIPLAVDGNRDNTKWVLMISLFGPKGPTMQYFVGNFDGKTFKNDNDGQLTLLVDDGDSFYAAIPWNNAPNDKRILLGWLQPGGKETFPWKGQMSIPRDLALKTTPDGVRLFQQPSSVIAGNLKKIAQNRVVSKQHLLVDGELKLDDISNANWIEAEFDLSNSKSAGIKLVQLKDGEGKVIKEIEVGYLADKNELYVDCSRSEKGVKNDKNIIQTAKLNAVGSKLKIQILIDKSSLEVFANEGEKVITSMIFPDEKATGLAAFSTGGKAVLNSLKVWDMSKRK, encoded by the coding sequence ATGTTCAAGACCAAATATATCCTAGCTTTTCTAATGTGCTGTTCGATAAGTGCTTTCGCTCAACAGCCTACGCCTCAATGGAGGCCAAATTATCATTTCACTGCACCATCAAATTGGTTAAACGATCCAAACGGGTTAATTTATCTGAATGGGGAATATCATCTTTATTATCAGTACAATCCGTTCGAAAATAAATGGGGGCACATGAGCTGGGGCCATGCCACCAGTAAAGATCTGATAAACTGGAAGCATCTTCCGGTTGCTATTCCGGAAAAAATTACAAATGATACCACCACCATGATTTTTTCAGGTTCGGCTGTACTGGATAAATATAATGTAAGTGGATTGGGGAAAGGACAGGCACCCGTTGTAGCTTTTTATACCGCAGATCTACCCAAACAACGGAATGAATCTCAATACATGGCCTATAGTAATGATGGTGGGCTAACTTTTACCAATTATGCTAAAAATCCCATTATCGATTTAAACAAAAAAGATTTCAGAGATCCTAATGTATGGTGGCATGAAGCGTCTCAGCAATGGATTATGACTGTCGCAATGGTTGATGAACATCAGGTAAGGTTTTATGGCTCAAAAAACTTGAAAGATTGGACCATGCTGAGTGATTTCGGTAAACAAGGTAATCAGGGTAGTGGCTGGGAATGCCCTTTTATGATTCCACTGGCAGTGGATGGAAATAGGGATAACACGAAATGGGTACTAATGATTTCGTTATTTGGGCCAAAAGGGCCAACCATGCAATATTTTGTAGGCAATTTTGATGGTAAAACTTTTAAGAATGACAATGATGGCCAGTTAACTTTGCTGGTAGATGATGGCGATTCGTTTTATGCCGCGATTCCATGGAACAATGCACCAAACGATAAACGCATTCTTTTGGGTTGGTTGCAGCCGGGTGGTAAAGAAACCTTCCCATGGAAAGGACAGATGTCTATCCCCAGAGATTTAGCTTTAAAAACTACGCCTGATGGTGTAAGGTTGTTTCAACAGCCGAGTTCGGTTATTGCAGGTAACCTAAAAAAAATTGCCCAAAACCGGGTAGTTTCCAAACAGCATCTGCTTGTTGATGGTGAACTGAAACTGGATGATATTAGCAATGCAAATTGGATTGAAGCCGAATTTGATTTAAGTAATTCGAAAAGTGCAGGTATCAAATTAGTACAATTAAAAGACGGCGAAGGAAAGGTGATCAAAGAAATTGAAGTGGGATACCTGGCCGATAAAAATGAGCTGTATGTAGATTGCTCGCGCTCAGAAAAAGGTGTGAAGAACGATAAGAATATTATTCAAACTGCTAAGTTGAATGCTGTGGGTTCTAAATTGAAAATTCAGATTCTGATTGATAAATCATCGCTTGAAGTTTTCGCGAATGAAGGAGAAAAGGTAATTACCAGCATGATTTTTCCTGATGAAAAAGCCACAGGCTTAGCTGCCTTTTCCACAGGAGGTAAAGCGGTTTTAAATAGCCTAAAAGTTTGGGATATGAGTAAACGAAAATGA
- a CDS encoding helix-turn-helix transcriptional regulator, whose product MAVNKLALIRYKTIDDCLKNRFRKWTLEDLIEKVSETLYELEGITTGVSKRTIQADIQLMRSDKLGYNAPIVVKDKRFYAYEDSSFSITKAPINNADVDKMKEIVGVLKQFNAFNYFDEMSDMIARLENNLYKSTKQSGNNIQLESNKLVKGLECIPPLYQAVLNKQSLLIEYKSFKAQQSQQGIYYPYLLKEYRNRWFLICKAKKRPGILNLALDRIVEFQELPNEEFFAYQGVDFDRYYEDLIGVTKNERDRAQKVILEFTNDHAPYVITKPLHTSQIILAKNDKTTVFRIDVVLNYELEREILGFGECVKVLSPRLLIAKIKKRLAQTYEQYESADEEKVFIKSSRN is encoded by the coding sequence ATGGCCGTAAATAAATTAGCGCTCATCAGGTATAAAACCATCGACGATTGTTTGAAAAACCGTTTCCGAAAATGGACATTGGAAGATCTTATTGAAAAGGTATCAGAAACCCTTTACGAACTGGAAGGGATTACAACAGGTGTAAGCAAGCGAACCATTCAGGCAGATATTCAATTAATGCGGAGTGACAAGCTGGGTTACAATGCACCAATTGTGGTGAAGGATAAACGCTTTTATGCCTACGAAGATTCTAGTTTCAGTATAACCAAAGCACCAATCAATAATGCAGATGTAGATAAGATGAAAGAAATTGTAGGTGTACTGAAACAGTTTAATGCCTTCAATTATTTCGACGAGATGAGCGATATGATTGCCCGTTTGGAGAACAACCTCTATAAATCGACCAAGCAGAGTGGCAATAATATCCAATTGGAAAGTAATAAGCTCGTTAAGGGGTTGGAATGTATTCCTCCTTTATACCAGGCAGTTTTAAATAAACAATCGCTCTTGATCGAATATAAATCTTTTAAAGCACAGCAGTCGCAACAGGGGATTTATTATCCATATCTCCTAAAAGAATATAGAAACCGTTGGTTTTTGATCTGTAAGGCAAAAAAGCGACCTGGAATATTAAATTTAGCCTTAGATAGGATCGTCGAATTTCAGGAGCTGCCCAACGAAGAATTTTTTGCTTACCAGGGAGTAGATTTTGACCGTTATTACGAAGATCTGATCGGTGTAACAAAAAATGAGCGGGACCGTGCACAAAAAGTAATCCTCGAATTTACCAACGACCATGCACCTTACGTGATTACCAAACCTTTGCATACCTCGCAGATTATACTAGCGAAAAATGATAAAACGACCGTTTTCAGGATTGATGTGGTATTAAATTACGAACTGGAGCGCGAAATTTTAGGTTTTGGAGAATGCGTTAAAGTGCTATCGCCACGATTGTTGATCGCTAAAATCAAAAAGAGATTGGCCCAAACTTATGAGCAATACGAAAGCGCTGATGAAGAAAAAGTTTTTATAAAGTCCTCAAGAAACTAG
- a CDS encoding slipin family protein — protein sequence MKRVTINTNYVGLVFKKGKLKNVLTAGTYWLGFGEDMTLYDMAKEYYYTVAELDILLENTDFVNLIHLVSVADNELALVYQNKNFKNVLTAGRHAIWKGLSEYNFVNVDIKNINIDEAIDKNLLEKAPLLNYIRAYKVESFEKALLFIDGKFENVLEAGNYIYWKNSTTVQVLKTDMRQLNMEIIGQEILTKDKAQLRVNFSIQYKVDDIIKALLENKEFEKQLYITMQLALRECIGLMTFDELMESKEKIAEMVMAITLDKVENLGVKLTNCGVKDIVLPGDVKEIMNQVLIAEKRAQANIITRREETASTRSLLNTAKLMEDNAMLYKLKEMEYVEKIAEKINNISLSGSGQIVDQLKQIFVK from the coding sequence ATGAAAAGAGTAACAATTAACACCAATTATGTTGGATTGGTGTTTAAAAAAGGAAAATTAAAAAACGTTTTAACAGCTGGAACTTACTGGTTGGGTTTCGGTGAAGACATGACTTTGTACGATATGGCAAAAGAGTACTATTACACGGTTGCCGAATTAGATATCTTGTTGGAAAATACAGATTTTGTGAATTTGATTCACTTGGTAAGTGTTGCCGACAACGAATTGGCTTTGGTTTATCAAAACAAAAATTTCAAGAACGTTTTAACAGCCGGCAGACACGCCATCTGGAAAGGTTTATCAGAATATAACTTTGTTAATGTAGATATTAAAAACATTAATATTGACGAAGCAATTGATAAAAACTTATTGGAAAAAGCGCCCTTATTGAATTACATCAGGGCTTATAAAGTAGAATCGTTCGAAAAAGCTTTATTGTTTATCGATGGTAAATTTGAAAACGTATTGGAAGCCGGAAACTATATTTACTGGAAAAACAGTACTACTGTTCAAGTTTTAAAAACCGATATGAGACAATTGAATATGGAGATTATCGGTCAAGAAATCTTAACAAAAGATAAAGCACAATTGAGGGTAAACTTCAGCATTCAATATAAAGTTGATGACATCATCAAAGCGTTATTGGAGAACAAAGAATTTGAAAAACAATTGTACATCACCATGCAATTGGCATTAAGAGAATGCATTGGCTTAATGACTTTTGACGAATTGATGGAAAGCAAGGAAAAAATTGCTGAAATGGTAATGGCCATCACCTTGGATAAGGTTGAAAATTTGGGCGTAAAATTAACCAACTGCGGTGTTAAAGACATCGTTTTACCAGGTGATGTTAAGGAAATTATGAATCAGGTTTTAATCGCTGAAAAAAGAGCACAAGCCAATATCATTACCAGGAGAGAAGAAACTGCATCGACCAGAAGTTTGTTGAATACGGCCAAATTGATGGAAGACAACGCTATGTTGTATAAGTTGAAAGAGATGGAGTATGTAGAGAAAATTGCAGAAAAAATCAACAACATCAGCTTATCGGGCAGTGGACAAATTGTGGATCAATTGAAACAAATCTTCGTAAAATAA
- a CDS encoding RtcB family protein yields the protein MHNNITGNNLIEIGYSEGKIVGLALDILKTNFADTEEKELLVLFKKVKEYPESFLDDEVLSVLAKAVIEEANPKSDGTIELINNAKEYSIFGVDYIEEGARNQMDIAMKLPVSVAGALMPDAHQGYGLPIGGVLATKNAIIPYGVGVDIGCRMALSIFDIPEKHYFGKDAMYKRELIAFTKFGAGQNFKGNEKADHDVLENEAFYSTSFLKNLHGKAWAQLGTSGGGNHFVEWGIIDFAERDEVLNIDKGRYVALLTHSGSRGLGATIAGHYTKLAKEICKLPKEAANLAYLDLNTAEGQEYWIAMNLAGDYASACHEVIHTRLTKAIGAKVLAKVENHHNFAWKEILDGEEVIVHRKGATPAGKGVMGIIPGSMTAPGFLVRGKGETSAINSASHGAGRQMSRTKAIQSITKSEMKAILKDHNVTLIGAGLDEAPMAYKDIHKVMSAQTELVDVVAKFEPKMVRMADDGSRED from the coding sequence ATGCACAACAACATAACAGGTAATAACCTAATCGAAATAGGCTATTCCGAAGGGAAAATAGTAGGTCTGGCTTTGGATATCCTGAAAACAAACTTTGCAGATACGGAAGAAAAAGAATTATTGGTCTTATTTAAAAAAGTAAAAGAATATCCAGAAAGTTTTTTGGATGACGAGGTATTAAGTGTATTGGCAAAAGCCGTGATTGAGGAAGCCAATCCAAAATCAGACGGAACCATTGAACTGATTAATAACGCGAAAGAGTATTCAATTTTCGGTGTCGATTATATTGAAGAAGGTGCCAGAAATCAAATGGATATCGCAATGAAGCTACCGGTTTCGGTAGCCGGGGCATTAATGCCCGATGCGCACCAAGGATATGGTTTGCCGATTGGCGGTGTTTTAGCGACCAAAAATGCAATTATCCCTTACGGTGTAGGTGTAGATATCGGTTGCCGAATGGCTTTAAGCATTTTCGATATCCCAGAGAAACATTATTTCGGGAAAGATGCAATGTATAAACGAGAGTTGATTGCTTTTACCAAATTTGGTGCAGGTCAAAACTTCAAAGGCAATGAAAAAGCAGACCATGATGTGCTAGAAAACGAGGCTTTCTACTCCACATCTTTTCTTAAAAATTTACACGGAAAGGCCTGGGCACAATTGGGTACTTCGGGCGGTGGTAACCACTTTGTAGAATGGGGGATTATTGATTTTGCCGAACGCGACGAGGTTTTAAATATCGATAAAGGCCGTTATGTGGCTTTGTTAACCCACTCAGGTTCGCGTGGCTTAGGTGCTACCATTGCCGGTCATTACACCAAACTGGCTAAAGAGATCTGTAAGCTGCCTAAAGAAGCCGCAAACCTGGCTTATTTAGACCTTAATACAGCAGAAGGACAAGAATATTGGATTGCCATGAATTTAGCCGGCGATTATGCTTCTGCTTGTCATGAGGTGATCCATACAAGGTTGACTAAAGCCATCGGTGCAAAAGTTTTAGCCAAGGTAGAAAACCATCATAATTTTGCCTGGAAAGAAATACTTGATGGTGAAGAAGTAATTGTTCACCGAAAAGGCGCTACACCTGCAGGTAAGGGCGTGATGGGAATTATCCCAGGAAGTATGACTGCTCCAGGATTTTTGGTGAGAGGAAAAGGTGAAACCAGTGCAATCAATTCGGCTTCGCATGGAGCGGGTAGACAAATGAGCAGGACCAAAGCGATTCAATCGATCACTAAATCGGAGATGAAAGCGATTTTGAAAGACCACAACGTCACCTTAATTGGTGCGGGTTTAGACGAAGCCCCAATGGCTTATAAAGACATCCATAAAGTAATGTCCGCGCAAACCGAACTGGTTGACGTGGTGGCTAAATTTGAACCTAAAATGGTGCGAATGGCCGATGATGGAAGCCGCGAAGACTAG
- a CDS encoding pyridoxal phosphate-dependent aminotransferase, whose translation MKVSILANSLIGSEIIKIGNEVNEMKRKGASIANLTIGDFDANIYPIPTELKAGIVEAYNANQTNYPPADGVLPLRETVSELLKDRFGLEYNTNSILVSGGSRPLIYATYLALIDPGDTVVFPAPSWNNNHYSHLTSAKTIAVETDAAHNFMPTAAQLKPHLKGATLLALCSPLNPTGTMFDADSLAEICDAVLEENASRGADEKPLYMMYDQIYSLLTFGKEHVNPVSLRPAMRPFTIFVDGSSKCLAATGVRVGWGFGPEDIINRMKALVGHMGAWAPKAEQVAMSNYFNDKTQVDTFLASFKAQIQDSLNALYNGFHELKNEGFNVDAVEPMGPFI comes from the coding sequence ATGAAAGTTTCAATATTAGCCAATTCATTAATTGGCTCAGAAATTATAAAAATCGGTAACGAAGTTAACGAAATGAAGCGTAAAGGTGCTTCGATTGCTAACTTAACCATAGGCGATTTTGACGCAAACATTTACCCAATCCCAACCGAATTAAAAGCTGGAATTGTGGAGGCGTACAATGCCAATCAAACCAATTATCCACCTGCTGATGGTGTTTTGCCTTTAAGAGAAACGGTTTCTGAATTATTAAAGGATAGATTTGGGTTGGAATACAACACCAACAGCATTTTAGTTTCTGGTGGTTCACGTCCGTTAATTTATGCTACTTACCTGGCGTTGATCGATCCAGGAGATACCGTGGTTTTCCCCGCTCCATCCTGGAACAACAACCACTACTCTCATTTAACATCTGCAAAAACAATTGCGGTAGAAACCGATGCCGCGCATAATTTTATGCCAACGGCAGCGCAATTAAAACCGCATTTAAAAGGGGCAACTTTATTGGCTTTATGTTCGCCATTAAACCCAACCGGAACGATGTTCGATGCTGATTCCTTAGCTGAAATCTGTGATGCGGTTTTAGAAGAAAATGCCTCTCGTGGTGCAGATGAAAAACCATTGTACATGATGTACGATCAGATTTATTCGCTTTTAACTTTTGGTAAGGAGCACGTAAATCCAGTTTCTTTACGTCCAGCGATGAGACCCTTTACTATTTTTGTGGATGGCAGTTCGAAATGTCTGGCGGCAACCGGCGTGCGTGTAGGATGGGGTTTCGGTCCTGAAGATATTATCAATAGAATGAAAGCACTGGTTGGCCACATGGGGGCTTGGGCGCCAAAAGCCGAGCAAGTGGCTATGTCTAATTATTTTAACGATAAAACACAGGTTGATACTTTCTTAGCCAGCTTCAAAGCGCAGATCCAGGATAGTTTAAATGCGCTTTATAACGGTTTTCACGAATTAAAGAACGAAGGTTTTAATGTTGATGCCGTTGAGCCTATGGGGCCATTTATTTAA
- the argH gene encoding argininosuccinate lyase: MKIWQKNIDVNQFVERFTVGKDRELDLQMAKFDVLGSLAHTQMLETINLLTAEELKTVQQELKNIYSEIEAGNFTIEDSVEDVHSQVEWLLTQRIGEAGKKIHSGRSRNDQVLVDLKLFFRACIEDMVGQTSTLFNQLIDLSNKHKDKLMPGYTHLQIAMPSSFGLWFGAYAESLADDMELMLAAWKICNKNPLGSAAGYGSSFPLNRTLTTELLGFESLNHNVVYAQMGRGKTERILAQAMSAVAATLAKMAMDVCLFINQNFGFISFPAELTTGSSIMPHKKNPDVFELIRSRCNKIQALPNEIAMMITNLPSGYHRDLQLLKENLFPAITSLNECLEIATFMFQNITIKDDILKDKKYDYLFSVEVVNDLALQGVPFREAYKIVGEQIENGTFAPSGQIHHTHEGSIGNLCNEQISAAMHNVLSQFGFGKVNKAIEDLIA; this comes from the coding sequence ATGAAAATCTGGCAAAAAAATATAGATGTAAATCAGTTTGTAGAGCGTTTCACAGTTGGTAAAGACCGTGAACTGGATCTGCAGATGGCGAAATTTGATGTATTGGGCTCTTTGGCACATACCCAAATGTTAGAGACCATTAATTTGCTAACAGCTGAAGAACTGAAAACGGTTCAGCAAGAATTGAAAAATATTTACTCCGAAATTGAAGCCGGAAATTTCACCATCGAAGATAGTGTAGAAGACGTGCACTCGCAGGTAGAGTGGTTGCTTACCCAGCGCATTGGCGAAGCGGGTAAGAAAATCCATAGTGGCCGGTCGCGTAACGATCAGGTGTTGGTTGATTTAAAATTGTTTTTCAGGGCCTGCATAGAAGATATGGTTGGCCAAACCTCAACTTTGTTTAATCAGCTAATTGACCTGAGCAATAAGCATAAAGATAAATTAATGCCAGGTTATACGCATTTGCAGATTGCCATGCCATCGTCTTTTGGTTTATGGTTTGGCGCCTATGCCGAAAGCCTGGCAGATGATATGGAGCTGATGCTGGCTGCATGGAAAATCTGCAATAAAAACCCATTAGGTTCTGCCGCTGGTTATGGTTCATCGTTCCCCTTAAACAGAACTTTAACGACTGAATTATTGGGTTTTGAAAGCTTAAACCATAATGTGGTTTATGCGCAGATGGGGCGTGGTAAAACAGAAAGAATTTTGGCGCAGGCCATGAGCGCAGTTGCTGCAACTTTAGCTAAAATGGCGATGGATGTTTGCTTGTTTATTAATCAGAATTTTGGATTTATCAGTTTTCCGGCAGAACTGACTACAGGTTCGAGTATTATGCCACACAAAAAAAACCCTGATGTTTTCGAGCTGATCCGTTCTCGCTGCAATAAAATTCAGGCTTTACCAAACGAAATTGCCATGATGATTACCAATTTACCGTCAGGTTACCACCGCGATTTACAATTGTTAAAAGAAAACCTTTTCCCGGCAATCACATCATTAAACGAATGTTTGGAGATCGCCACTTTTATGTTTCAGAACATTACCATAAAAGATGATATTCTGAAAGATAAAAAATATGATTATCTGTTTAGCGTTGAGGTTGTGAACGATTTAGCACTTCAAGGTGTTCCATTTAGAGAGGCTTATAAAATTGTTGGCGAACAGATAGAAAATGGTACTTTTGCACCGTCTGGCCAAATACATCATACACACGAAGGAAGCATCGGCAACCTTTGTAACGAGCAAATTTCTGCAGCAATGCACAATGTTTTATCTCAGTTTGGTTTCGGAAAAGTGAATAAAGCAATAGAAGATTTAATAGCATAA